A genomic stretch from Papio anubis isolate 15944 chromosome 18, Panubis1.0, whole genome shotgun sequence includes:
- the LOC116271269 gene encoding uncharacterized protein LOC116271269 isoform X1: MVTLVMQSMAFLQSSFPVPGSQLYVNGDLRLQQKQPLSCGGLDARYNVSVINGTSPFAYDYDLTHVVAAYQERNGESQVELIQPLLRTFKISGGNRDKQNWNPCDKNVKSCECSTMGANVLSRICPFRPHVQTWDRPHPSSIPWSRRLVIVKCHHFPTTGLMSFPFKKCKPN, from the exons ATGGTGACCCTCGTGATGCAGAGCATGGCGTTTCTCCAGTCCTCCTTTCCTGTCCCGGGATCCCAGTTATATGTGAACGGAGACCTGAGGCTGCAGCAGAAGCAGCCGCTGAGCTGTGGTGGCCTAGATGCCCGATACAAC GTATCCGTGATCAATGGGACCAGCCCCTTTGCCTATGACTACGACCTCACCCATGTTGTTGCTGCCTACCAGGAGAGGAACGGTGAGTCACAGGTAGAGCTCATTCAGCCGCTGCTCAGGACTTTCAAGATTAGTGGGGGCAACAGAGACAAGCAGAATTGGAACCCTTgtgataaaaatgtgaaaagctGTGAATGCTCAACGATGGGAGCAAATGTGCTGTCCAGGATTTGTCCTTTTCGTCCTCATGTTCAGACCTGGGACCGCCCCCACCCCTCCAGCATCCCATGGTCCAGAAGGTTAGTGATAGTTAAATGCCATCATTTTCCCACCACTGGCTTGATgagtttcccttttaaaaaatgtaagcctAATTGA
- the LOC116271269 gene encoding transmembrane protein 231-like isoform X2, with product MVTLVMQSMAFLQSSFPVPGSQLYVNGDLRLQQKQPLSCGGLDARYNVSVINGTSPFAYDYDLTHVVAAYQERNARILGDSKVRLGAVCQHPAYLPLGV from the exons ATGGTGACCCTCGTGATGCAGAGCATGGCGTTTCTCCAGTCCTCCTTTCCTGTCCCGGGATCCCAGTTATATGTGAACGGAGACCTGAGGCTGCAGCAGAAGCAGCCGCTGAGCTGTGGTGGCCTAGATGCCCGATACAAC GTATCCGTGATCAATGGGACCAGCCCCTTTGCCTATGACTACGACCTCACCCATGTTGTTGCTGCCTACCAGGAGAGGAACG CCAGGATTCTGGGAGATAGTAAAGTTCGCCTGGGTGCAGTATGTCAGCATCCTGCTTATCTTCCTCTGGGTGTTTGA
- the CHST6 gene encoding carbohydrate sulfotransferase 6, with product MWLPRVSSTAVTALLLAQTFLLLFLVSRPGPSSPAGGEERVHVLVLSSWRSGSSFVGQLFSQHPDVFYLMEPAWHVWTTLSQGSAATLHMAVRDLVRSVFLCDMDVFDAYLPWRRNLSDLFQWAVSRALCSPPACSAFPRGAISSEAVCKPLCARQPFSLAQEACRSYSHVVLKEVRFFNLQVLYPLLSDPTLNLRIVHLVRDPRAVLRSREQTAKALARDNGIVLGTNGTWVEADPGLRVVREVCRSHVRIAEAATLKPPPFLRGRYRLVRFEDLAREPLAEIRALYAFTGLSLTPQLEAWIHNITHGSGPGARREAFKTSSRNALNVSQAWRHALPFAKIRRVQELCTGALQLLGYRPVYSEDEQRNLALDLVLPRGLNGFTWASSTSSHPRH from the coding sequence ATGTGGCTGCCGCGAGTCTCCAGCACAGCAGTGACCGCGCTCCTCCTGGCGCagaccttcctcctcctctttctggtTTCCCGGCCAGGGCCCTCGTCCCCAGCAGGCGGCGAGGAGCGCGTGCATGTGCTGGTGCTGTCCTCGTGGCGCTCGGGCTCCTCCTTCGTGGGCCAACTCTTCAGCCAGCACCCCGATGTCTTCTACCTAATGGAGCCCGCGTGGCACGTGTGGACCACTCTGTCGCAAGGCAGCGCCGCAACGCTGCACATGGCTGTGCGTGACCTGGTGCGCTCGGTCTTCCTGTGCGACATGGACGTGTTTGATGCCTATCTGCCTTGGCGCCGCAACCTGTCCGACCTCTTCCAGTGGGCCGTGAGCCGTGCACTGTGCTCGCCACCCGCCTGCAGTGCCTTTCCCCGAGGCGCCATCAGCAGCGAGGCAGTGTGCAAGCCACTGTGCGCGCGGCAGCCCTTCAGCCTGGCCCAGGAGGCCTGCCGCTCCTACAGCCACGTGGTGCTCAAGGAGGTGCGCTTCTTCAACCTGCAGGTGCTCTACCCGCTGCTCAGTGACCCCACGCTCAACCTGCGCATCGTGCACCTGGTTCGTGACCCGCGGGCTGTTCTGCGCTCCCGGGAGCAGACAGCCAAGGCTCTGGCGCGTGACAACGGCATCGTGCTGGGCACCAATGGCACGTGGGTGGAGGCCGACCCCGGCCTGCGCGTGGTACGCGAGGTGTGCCGTAGCCACGTACGCATCGCCGAGGCCGCCACACTCAAGCCACCACCCTTCCTGCGCGGCCGCTACCGCCTAGTGCGCTTCGAGGACCTGGCGCGGGAGCCGCTGGCAGAAATCCGTGCGCTCTACGCCTTCACTGGGCTGAGTCTAACACCACAGCTCGAGGCCTGGATCCATAACATCACCCACGGATCTGGACCTGGTGCACGCCGCGAAGCCTTCAAGACTTCGTCCAGGAATGCGCTCAACGTCTCCCAGGCCTGGCGCCACGCGCTGCCCTTTGCCAAGATCCGCCGCGTGCAGGAACTGTGCACTGGTGCCCTGCAGCTGCTGGGCTACCGGCCTGTATACTCTGAGGACGAGCAGCGCAACCTCGCCCTTGATCTGGTGCTGCCACGAGGCCTGAACGGCTTCACCTGGGCATCGTCCACCTCCTCGCACCCCCGGCATTAG